From Maribacter dokdonensis DSW-8, the proteins below share one genomic window:
- a CDS encoding IS110 family transposase has protein sequence MNKYKETFGVDISKDVFDVHGSNKGHDQYKNDETGFKKFLKELPKCSLVVMEATGYYHYRLAQFLYKNGVIVSVVNPLSVKRFIQMKLAKVKTDKSDAKAICEYALVNEVPIYNALTDIQSECLQLFRLLDIYLKQRTATKNKIHGEAVLGIPSKFVYRSLIRNKKLLNKEVAAIESKILSLVKEDQQEQLTLLMSIPGIGQKTALFLIVVTDGFNKFENAAQLCSYVGITPTIRESGSSVRGRARISKVGNRKLRNLLFLCSFNACKHNRACREVYERIVNRGKSKKLALIAVANKLLKQSFAIAKSGRPYDETYVSILPR, from the coding sequence ATGAATAAATATAAAGAAACTTTTGGAGTCGACATCAGTAAAGATGTCTTTGATGTACATGGTAGTAACAAAGGTCACGACCAGTATAAGAACGATGAAACTGGATTTAAGAAATTCCTTAAGGAACTGCCCAAATGTTCATTGGTCGTTATGGAAGCTACCGGTTATTATCATTATAGACTTGCCCAGTTTCTTTACAAAAATGGGGTAATAGTTTCAGTAGTAAACCCATTATCCGTAAAACGTTTCATTCAAATGAAACTGGCTAAAGTAAAAACGGATAAGAGCGATGCCAAGGCTATATGTGAATATGCACTGGTCAACGAGGTACCTATTTACAATGCCTTGACGGATATCCAGAGCGAATGCTTACAGTTGTTCCGGTTATTGGATATCTATTTAAAACAACGTACCGCGACCAAGAACAAGATACACGGAGAAGCTGTTCTGGGCATACCTTCAAAGTTTGTTTATCGTTCCTTGATACGTAATAAGAAACTGCTCAATAAAGAGGTAGCCGCTATCGAATCAAAGATTCTGTCATTGGTAAAAGAGGACCAACAGGAGCAATTGACTTTATTGATGTCAATACCCGGTATAGGTCAAAAGACTGCATTGTTCCTAATAGTGGTCACCGATGGGTTCAATAAGTTCGAAAATGCGGCACAGCTTTGTAGCTATGTAGGTATAACCCCAACGATACGGGAATCGGGGAGCAGTGTGAGAGGTCGTGCGCGAATAAGTAAGGTCGGCAATAGAAAACTTCGCAACCTATTATTTCTATGTTCTTTTAACGCTTGTAAGCACAATAGGGCATGCAGAGAGGTTTATGAGCGGATCGTGAACAGGGGAAAGAGCAAGAAACTGGCACTGATAGCCGTTGCC